The following proteins are encoded in a genomic region of Haloarcula marina:
- a CDS encoding DUF302 domain-containing protein, translating to MALPIDPTALDSEDIGEERATLEMTHEEAVDHVREVFTDAGFGIATEFSPSELLNEKIGANRDPYYVLGACNPNMADRALDASDNRIGALFPCNVVVWQEEPGVQTVYHISIMRAARLLGMAPDDEVMADIIADTGELVDEAFSNL from the coding sequence ATGGCACTGCCAATCGACCCGACTGCGCTCGATAGCGAGGACATCGGCGAGGAGCGAGCCACGCTGGAGATGACCCACGAGGAGGCTGTCGACCACGTCCGCGAGGTGTTCACCGACGCCGGGTTCGGCATCGCCACCGAGTTCTCCCCCTCGGAGTTGCTCAACGAGAAAATCGGTGCCAACCGGGACCCGTACTACGTCCTCGGCGCGTGCAACCCGAACATGGCCGACCGCGCGTTGGACGCCTCCGACAATCGCATCGGCGCGCTGTTCCCCTGTAACGTGGTCGTCTGGCAGGAGGAACCCGGCGTCCAGACGGTGTACCACATCAGCATCATGCGGGCCGCCCGCCTGCTGGGGATGGCCCCCGACGACGAGGTGATGGCCGACATTATCGCCGACACCGGCGAGTTGGTCGACGAGGCGTTCTCGAACCTCTAG
- a CDS encoding MBL fold metallo-hydrolase: MIRNLAQGVQSFTSNVFLVDGARTVLVDVGNEFDVTEKVRTHADGLDAVVLTHTHYDHVGNLDSVVEEFGVEVWGHDTDQDGVDNAIADSETVQLGDSQYTALHTPGHKNDHLCFYSAAESVLFAGDLVFANGSFGRTDLEEGDRDLLVESIDRVLDTVDEGLEAMHTGHGPSVTDAPYRDIEFALQAARF; the protein is encoded by the coding sequence ATGATTCGGAACCTCGCGCAGGGCGTCCAATCGTTTACGAGTAACGTGTTTCTGGTCGACGGCGCGCGGACCGTCCTCGTGGACGTGGGCAACGAGTTCGACGTGACCGAGAAAGTCCGGACTCACGCCGACGGTCTCGACGCCGTCGTCCTCACGCACACCCACTACGACCACGTCGGGAATCTCGATTCGGTAGTCGAGGAATTCGGCGTCGAAGTCTGGGGACACGATACGGACCAAGACGGCGTCGACAACGCCATCGCAGATTCGGAGACGGTTCAACTCGGTGACTCGCAGTACACCGCGCTCCACACGCCGGGCCACAAGAACGACCACCTCTGCTTTTACTCGGCCGCCGAGAGCGTCCTCTTCGCCGGTGACCTCGTCTTCGCCAACGGCAGTTTCGGCCGGACCGACCTCGAAGAGGGCGACCGAGACCTGCTCGTCGAGAGTATCGACCGCGTCCTCGACACCGTCGACGAGGGTCTCGAAGCGATGCACACCGGCCACGGTCCGAGCGTCACCGACGCGCCGTACCGCGACATCGAGTTTGCGTTGCAGGCCGCCCGTTTCTGA
- a CDS encoding response regulator transcription factor: protein MSESDPPVVLIVEDEPDVAETYKLWLQAEYEVRMAQNGDEGLDLLDETVDVVLLDRMMPGLSGDEVLTRIRERDLGCRVAMVTAVEPDFDILEMGFDAYLSKPIRSEQLHNTVTNLLERSEYDSLLQAYYALVEKQATLEATKSTAELAESEQYDELTKEIQEMREGLSDTLGGIGDDDDFIATLRGLSNGEEN from the coding sequence ATGTCTGAATCGGACCCGCCTGTCGTGCTTATCGTCGAAGATGAACCGGACGTCGCAGAGACGTACAAACTGTGGCTACAGGCAGAGTACGAGGTCCGTATGGCGCAGAACGGGGACGAAGGGCTGGACCTACTCGACGAGACGGTCGACGTAGTTCTCCTGGACCGGATGATGCCGGGACTCTCTGGGGACGAGGTGCTGACCCGCATCCGCGAACGTGACCTCGGGTGTCGGGTCGCCATGGTGACCGCCGTCGAACCGGACTTCGACATTCTCGAGATGGGGTTCGACGCGTACCTCTCGAAACCGATTCGCAGCGAGCAACTCCACAACACGGTGACGAACCTCCTGGAGCGGTCTGAGTACGACTCGCTCCTGCAGGCGTACTACGCGCTGGTCGAGAAGCAGGCGACGCTGGAAGCGACGAAGTCGACGGCGGAACTGGCCGAGAGCGAACAGTACGACGAACTCACGAAGGAGATACAGGAGATGCGCGAGGGGTTGTCCGACACGCTGGGGGGTATCGGGGACGACGACGACTTCATCGCGACGCTCCGTGGATTGAGCAATGGCGAAGAGAACTGA
- a CDS encoding RAD55 family ATPase: MYDLSTVLDFDALQSVRPGSSILISGPAMSGKERLAYDVLADGARDGDGAVVVTTSDQAKTVVSDFRDLVPELEESQLGVIDCRGEGGTDSGSVDGAYVHQVSSPGDLTGIGIGITKALEGLHNSGRERGRLALVSLSTMLTYTDKKTVFKFCHVLSSRLDSAGYIGVFTIDSSAHDEQTIQVIKQAFDGLIELRDVETGGREARVLGLSGEPTAWKQL; this comes from the coding sequence ATGTACGATCTCTCTACCGTCCTCGACTTCGACGCACTACAGTCAGTTCGCCCGGGGTCCAGCATCCTCATCTCTGGCCCCGCGATGAGCGGCAAGGAACGCCTCGCCTACGACGTACTTGCCGACGGCGCTCGTGACGGTGACGGGGCCGTCGTGGTGACCACCAGCGACCAGGCCAAGACCGTCGTCAGCGACTTCCGTGACCTCGTCCCCGAACTGGAAGAGTCCCAACTCGGCGTCATCGACTGCCGCGGCGAAGGCGGGACCGACAGCGGGTCCGTAGACGGAGCCTACGTCCATCAAGTGTCTTCGCCCGGCGACCTGACCGGCATCGGTATCGGCATCACGAAGGCGCTGGAGGGACTCCACAACTCCGGCCGGGAGCGGGGGCGACTCGCGCTCGTCTCGCTGTCGACGATGCTCACCTACACGGACAAGAAGACCGTGTTCAAATTCTGTCACGTCCTCTCCTCGCGACTCGACTCCGCCGGGTACATCGGCGTGTTCACTATCGATTCCAGCGCCCACGACGAACAGACGATTCAGGTCATCAAGCAGGCGTTCGACGGCCTCATCGAACTGCGCGACGTGGAAACCGGCGGCCGCGAAGCGCGGGTGCTGGGACTTTCGGGCGAACCGACGGCGTGGAAGCAATTGTAA
- the thyX gene encoding FAD-dependent thymidylate synthase, with amino-acid sequence MEVTLLEATEDPEDLVCKAARNDYSAEFVGGQSLEATMEDVDGDTLEEKKETLIGHLLKHGHYGPFEHPQITFAVEGVSRSCMAQITRHRHVSFDVQSMRYVSFDDVDPADVREGEMVVVPPSATDPDWVGRNQKTDAVDEETVGERAEIFRDTIENAVQSYQDLLDLGMPPEDARFVLPIGTEVNMVMSMNARMLMHVADMRAAADAQWEIRELTEDLLDIAAEWCPLTFDYYESEMKNRKNRLAP; translated from the coding sequence ATGGAAGTCACGCTGTTGGAGGCGACGGAGGACCCCGAGGACCTCGTCTGCAAAGCGGCGCGCAACGATTACAGCGCCGAGTTCGTCGGCGGGCAGTCGCTGGAAGCGACGATGGAAGACGTAGACGGCGATACCCTCGAAGAGAAGAAGGAAACGCTCATCGGTCACCTGCTGAAACACGGGCACTACGGCCCGTTCGAGCACCCGCAGATTACGTTCGCCGTCGAGGGCGTCTCCCGGTCGTGTATGGCCCAGATTACGCGCCACCGGCACGTCTCCTTCGACGTGCAATCGATGCGATACGTCTCGTTCGACGACGTGGACCCCGCCGACGTTCGCGAGGGCGAGATGGTCGTTGTCCCGCCGTCGGCCACCGACCCCGACTGGGTCGGCCGCAACCAGAAGACCGACGCCGTCGACGAGGAGACGGTCGGGGAACGCGCCGAGATTTTCCGAGACACTATCGAGAACGCGGTGCAGTCCTATCAGGACCTCTTGGACCTCGGAATGCCGCCCGAAGACGCCCGGTTCGTCCTCCCCATCGGGACGGAAGTGAACATGGTCATGTCGATGAACGCCCGGATGTTGATGCACGTCGCGGACATGCGCGCCGCGGCCGACGCCCAGTGGGAGATTCGGGAGTTGACCGAGGACTTACTCGACATCGCGGCCGAGTGGTGTCCGCTCACTTTCGACTACTACGAGTCCGAAATGAAGAATCGGAAGAATCGACTCGCTCCCTGA
- a CDS encoding ABC transporter substrate-binding protein: MGPDTNRRTFLKRTGALTSLSLVGLSGCSTQPSDGGDGGDGGGGDGGDGGGGETPDVLMIVGYPQSGVQLFKDFYSDYGDDTVDILVTDGLQDGSLPGDVGNDMSNVQGTAPSAAGPGVDFFGDLFLEEFDYEEVGVFTSQAYDASAVQILANLMAGENDGTAIRDHMRVVANPGGTAYGPSELPEAAEAAAAGENIQYEGASSNVNFDEAGDITSAQYQVFGFSEDGVETRDTVDFGGSGEIPQPEPQGSGSGADRTVRLGILQPETGDLGPLGVAIRDGALLPAIQLRDSIDQTIETQVGDTQSTAQAAVNAANSLVSAGFPSITGPAGSEATIQTARNVYVDNQVVGCSPSATSPDITDVDDDDFLFRTPPSDALQGQVLAQVATEELGASTASTLYLNNSYGQALQESFVTAFEDVGGSIVQQVGFESQQSSYTSQLNSALNQ, encoded by the coding sequence ATGGGACCTGATACCAATCGGCGAACGTTCCTCAAGCGCACCGGCGCGCTCACCAGCCTCAGCCTCGTCGGGCTCTCAGGCTGTTCGACACAACCGAGCGACGGCGGCGACGGCGGAGATGGCGGTGGCGGCGACGGCGGAGATGGCGGTGGCGGCGAGACGCCGGACGTGCTGATGATCGTTGGGTACCCACAGAGCGGTGTCCAACTGTTCAAGGACTTCTACTCGGATTACGGCGACGACACCGTCGACATCCTCGTCACGGACGGGTTGCAGGACGGCAGTCTCCCCGGCGACGTGGGCAACGACATGTCCAACGTGCAGGGGACAGCGCCGTCCGCGGCCGGTCCGGGCGTCGATTTCTTCGGCGACCTGTTCCTGGAGGAGTTCGACTACGAGGAAGTGGGCGTGTTCACTTCCCAAGCCTACGACGCTTCGGCGGTCCAGATTCTCGCCAACCTGATGGCCGGGGAGAACGACGGCACGGCCATCCGCGACCACATGCGCGTCGTCGCCAACCCCGGCGGGACGGCCTACGGACCGTCGGAACTCCCCGAAGCGGCCGAAGCGGCCGCCGCCGGGGAGAACATCCAGTACGAAGGGGCCTCCAGCAACGTCAACTTCGACGAGGCTGGCGACATTACCTCCGCGCAGTATCAGGTGTTCGGCTTCTCCGAGGACGGCGTCGAGACGAGAGATACCGTCGATTTCGGTGGTTCCGGAGAGATTCCACAGCCAGAACCACAGGGGAGCGGCAGCGGCGCTGACCGGACGGTCCGACTCGGCATCCTGCAACCGGAGACCGGTGACCTCGGTCCGCTCGGCGTGGCGATTCGCGACGGCGCACTGCTGCCCGCGATTCAACTCCGCGACAGCATCGACCAGACCATCGAGACGCAGGTCGGTGACACCCAGTCGACGGCGCAGGCGGCCGTCAACGCCGCGAACTCGCTGGTAAGCGCCGGGTTCCCCTCGATTACGGGTCCCGCTGGCTCCGAAGCGACGATTCAGACCGCCCGGAACGTCTACGTCGACAATCAGGTCGTCGGGTGCTCGCCGTCGGCCACCTCGCCCGATATAACCGACGTGGACGACGACGACTTCCTGTTCCGGACGCCGCCGAGCGACGCGCTGCAGGGACAGGTGCTCGCACAGGTGGCGACCGAAGAACTCGGCGCGTCGACGGCGTCGACGCTGTACCTCAACAACAGCTACGGCCAAGCCCTCCAGGAGAGCTTCGTCACCGCGTTCGAAGATGTGGGCGGGAGCATCGTCCAACAGGTCGGCTTCGAGTCACAGCAGTCCTCGTACACCTCGCAACTCAACAGCGCGCTGAACCAGTAG
- a CDS encoding ABC transporter ATP-binding protein has product MSQQAQRSADVTLGDPSESLLAVRDLDAGYGDLQVLDGVDMDVGESEYVVIVGPNGAGKSTVMKSVFGLTTYMGGEVVFDGTDIAQRRPDQIIHEGIGFVPQNDNVFGSLSVRENLEMGAYILDEVPEDQIRAVYDRFPILEERSTQKAGTLSGGQQQMLAMGRALMLDPDLLLLDEPSAGLAPDLVEEMFDRIDGINDDGTAVLMVEQNAKEALRRCDRGYVLVQGQNRYQDTGDTLLHDQQVRQDFLGG; this is encoded by the coding sequence ATGAGCCAGCAGGCCCAGCGGTCCGCCGACGTGACGTTGGGAGACCCGTCCGAGAGCCTGCTCGCGGTACGGGACTTAGACGCCGGGTACGGCGACCTGCAAGTGCTCGACGGCGTCGACATGGACGTTGGTGAGAGCGAGTACGTCGTCATCGTCGGCCCGAACGGCGCGGGCAAGTCGACGGTGATGAAGTCCGTCTTCGGTCTGACGACGTACATGGGCGGCGAGGTGGTCTTCGACGGCACGGACATCGCCCAGCGGCGGCCCGACCAAATCATCCACGAGGGCATCGGCTTCGTCCCCCAGAACGACAACGTGTTCGGGTCGCTGAGCGTCCGCGAGAACTTGGAGATGGGGGCGTACATCCTAGACGAAGTTCCCGAAGACCAGATTCGCGCCGTCTACGACCGGTTCCCGATTCTCGAAGAGCGCTCGACCCAGAAAGCGGGCACGCTCTCGGGCGGCCAACAGCAGATGCTGGCGATGGGCCGCGCGCTGATGCTCGACCCGGACCTCCTGTTGCTCGACGAACCGTCCGCGGGGTTGGCCCCGGACCTCGTCGAAGAGATGTTCGACCGCATCGACGGCATCAACGACGACGGGACGGCCGTCCTGATGGTCGAGCAGAACGCGAAGGAGGCGCTGCGGCGCTGTGACCGGGGCTACGTCCTCGTGCAGGGACAGAACCGGTATCAGGACACCGGCGACACCCTCCTCCACGACCAGCAGGTCAGACAGGACTTCCTCGGCGGATAG
- a CDS encoding ABC transporter ATP-binding protein, with the protein MSNTSAEAEVAGTEQTPESDVPTTSEAVESPLLEVEGLRKEFGGVTAIDGASFKVQQGSFTGLIGPNGAGKSTTFNCITGIHEPTAGTVTFDGQDVTGFAPYTLAERGLVRTFQIARELSEMTVLENVMLAPPGQMGESAIRSVVPGLREQVQQDEMGVVEDAWETLEFFEIDHLAHENAGTLSGGQRKLLEMARVLMTDPEMVLLDEPLAGVNPTLEEKLLDRIDELRQQGLTFLLVEHDMDVIMNHCEHIIVMHQGSVLAEGDAATIQSDERVLEAYLGGDV; encoded by the coding sequence ATGAGTAACACCAGCGCCGAAGCCGAGGTTGCAGGGACGGAACAGACGCCCGAGTCCGACGTGCCGACGACGAGCGAGGCCGTCGAATCACCGCTACTCGAAGTCGAGGGCCTCCGGAAGGAGTTCGGTGGAGTTACCGCCATCGACGGGGCCTCGTTCAAGGTCCAGCAGGGGTCGTTCACGGGCCTCATCGGCCCGAACGGGGCGGGAAAGTCGACGACGTTCAACTGCATCACGGGTATCCACGAACCCACCGCCGGGACCGTCACCTTCGACGGGCAGGACGTGACCGGATTCGCGCCCTACACGCTGGCCGAACGCGGCCTCGTCCGCACGTTCCAAATCGCCCGCGAACTCTCGGAGATGACCGTCTTGGAGAACGTGATGCTCGCGCCGCCCGGCCAGATGGGAGAGTCGGCGATTCGCTCCGTCGTGCCGGGCCTGCGCGAACAGGTCCAGCAGGACGAGATGGGCGTCGTCGAGGACGCGTGGGAGACGCTGGAGTTCTTCGAAATCGACCACCTCGCCCACGAGAACGCCGGGACGCTCTCCGGAGGGCAGCGCAAACTGCTGGAGATGGCTCGCGTCCTGATGACAGACCCCGAGATGGTCCTGCTTGACGAACCGCTGGCCGGGGTCAACCCAACGTTAGAGGAGAAACTGCTGGACCGCATCGACGAACTGCGCCAGCAGGGGCTGACCTTCCTGCTGGTCGAACACGACATGGACGTCATCATGAACCACTGCGAACACATCATCGTGATGCATCAGGGGAGCGTCCTCGCGGAAGGGGACGCGGCAACGATTCAGTCGGACGAACGCGTTCTCGAGGCGTACCTCGGAGGTGACGTATGA
- a CDS encoding branched-chain amino acid ABC transporter permease, protein MSAMDDVRTRVDELPDAALVGLFILGIWVLLAAFAFSVGGEQGANLAAGFIGSVTVLVGAYAILTLALNLQWGYTGLFNIGVAGFMAVGAYTTAILTAPADPGSAGVPGFGLPLWLGALGGMVMAAIVGGIAALPALRLRADYLAIVTVALSEIIRLFVNWNGVAEVELFGKRFGTGGATGIAFPAPDDIVANLVNGLGAPLVAAAESVGISGPNVVNIVYGLCLLVVVAGSYWVLSRLVNSPFGRVLKAIREDEQVTQSLGKDTRLFKIKAFMIGCALMGLAGVLFRGSAGYISPAQFRPAITFYVFAALILGGSGSNTGSILGAATFAALLFYLPARLGEYFPTFGTSSPGNIVEAIAALGSLDVTPIVAYTVSNVSTLRFVLIGVVLIYIIQRQPDGLMGHRNEPAASVDLTRPRAADGGSDDE, encoded by the coding sequence ATGAGCGCGATGGACGACGTTCGGACGCGGGTGGACGAACTCCCCGACGCCGCGCTCGTCGGGTTGTTCATCCTCGGTATCTGGGTGCTTCTCGCCGCCTTCGCGTTCAGCGTCGGCGGTGAGCAGGGAGCGAACCTCGCCGCCGGATTCATCGGGAGCGTGACCGTCCTCGTCGGCGCGTACGCCATCCTGACGCTGGCGCTGAACCTCCAGTGGGGGTACACCGGTCTGTTCAACATCGGCGTCGCCGGGTTCATGGCTGTCGGCGCGTACACCACCGCGATTCTGACGGCACCCGCGGACCCCGGGTCCGCTGGCGTTCCGGGCTTCGGCCTCCCCCTGTGGCTCGGCGCACTCGGCGGCATGGTGATGGCCGCCATCGTCGGGGGCATCGCCGCCCTCCCTGCCCTCCGCCTTCGTGCGGACTACCTCGCAATCGTCACCGTCGCCCTCTCGGAGATTATCCGGCTGTTCGTCAACTGGAACGGCGTCGCCGAGGTTGAACTGTTCGGAAAGCGGTTCGGCACCGGCGGGGCGACGGGTATCGCGTTCCCAGCCCCCGACGACATCGTGGCGAACCTCGTCAACGGCCTCGGCGCACCGCTGGTCGCGGCCGCCGAGAGCGTCGGCATCTCCGGACCGAACGTCGTCAACATCGTCTACGGCCTCTGTCTGTTGGTCGTCGTCGCCGGAAGCTACTGGGTTCTCAGCCGACTCGTCAACTCGCCCTTCGGTCGCGTCTTGAAGGCCATCCGCGAGGACGAACAGGTCACGCAGTCGCTGGGCAAGGACACCCGCCTGTTCAAAATCAAGGCGTTCATGATTGGCTGTGCGCTGATGGGGTTGGCGGGCGTCTTGTTCCGCGGGAGCGCGGGCTACATCAGCCCCGCGCAGTTTCGCCCGGCGATAACGTTCTACGTGTTCGCCGCGCTCATCCTCGGTGGCTCCGGGTCCAACACGGGGAGCATCCTCGGCGCGGCCACGTTCGCGGCGCTGTTGTTCTACCTCCCGGCACGACTCGGGGAGTACTTCCCGACGTTCGGGACGAGTTCGCCCGGTAACATCGTCGAGGCCATCGCCGCGCTCGGGTCGCTGGACGTGACGCCCATCGTCGCGTACACGGTGAGCAACGTCAGCACGCTCCGGTTCGTCCTCATCGGCGTCGTGCTCATCTACATCATCCAGCGCCAACCGGACGGCCTGATGGGCCACCGGAACGAACCGGCCGCGAGCGTCGACTTGACGCGGCCGCGCGCCGCTGACGGGGGGTCGGACGATGAGTAA
- a CDS encoding branched-chain amino acid ABC transporter permease: MGIAETVSDGRRFAVERPGTGVVAVVLVYLVADLATKLIGTTVYAFGFRMIGGSLTVGSLASMVLDGILVGLAVGLAGIGLSMTYSILDFANFAHGDTVTVGAFLGWVAAYVVAGLGTAPIADLFLFNGGPQLSLVSTFGPVLLGLIVAGVGTVGVVFLVDRFTYRPMRDSGNISLLIASIGVALALRYLVAFVFGTQTSGVASSGARLQLAAGVAITDNELTLLVVSVVLMLAVHVLLQRTKLGKAMRAMADNEDLARVTGIPTERVIRLTWILGGALAGVSGYLLVLESGTISFNFGWILLLLIFAAVIVGGIGSIYGAMAGGVLIGLVDSLALIWLPSGLTRAAVFVVLIVVLLLRPSGIFGGVTTA, from the coding sequence ATGGGTATCGCCGAAACAGTCTCCGACGGTCGACGGTTCGCGGTCGAACGGCCCGGAACCGGTGTCGTCGCCGTCGTTCTCGTGTATCTTGTAGCCGACCTCGCGACGAAACTGATAGGGACCACCGTGTACGCGTTTGGCTTCCGAATGATAGGCGGGTCACTGACCGTCGGGTCGCTGGCGTCGATGGTCTTAGACGGAATCCTCGTCGGCCTCGCCGTCGGCCTCGCGGGTATCGGTCTCTCGATGACGTACAGCATCCTCGACTTCGCCAACTTCGCACACGGTGACACCGTCACCGTCGGCGCGTTCCTCGGATGGGTGGCCGCCTACGTCGTCGCTGGTCTCGGCACCGCCCCCATCGCGGACCTGTTCCTGTTCAACGGCGGCCCGCAACTGAGCCTCGTCTCGACGTTCGGCCCCGTCCTCCTCGGACTTATCGTGGCGGGCGTCGGCACCGTCGGCGTCGTCTTCCTCGTCGACCGATTCACCTACCGCCCGATGCGGGACTCGGGCAACATCTCCTTGCTCATCGCCTCTATCGGCGTCGCGCTGGCGCTTCGCTATCTCGTCGCGTTCGTCTTCGGGACCCAAACCAGCGGCGTCGCCTCAAGCGGCGCGCGCCTGCAGTTGGCCGCGGGCGTCGCCATCACCGACAACGAACTGACGCTGCTGGTCGTCTCCGTCGTCCTCATGCTCGCCGTCCACGTCCTGCTCCAGCGGACGAAACTGGGCAAGGCGATGCGGGCGATGGCCGACAACGAAGACTTAGCGCGCGTCACGGGGATTCCCACCGAGCGCGTCATCCGCCTGACGTGGATTCTCGGGGGCGCGCTCGCAGGTGTCAGCGGCTATCTCCTCGTTCTCGAAAGCGGCACTATCTCGTTTAACTTCGGCTGGATTCTCCTCTTGCTCATCTTCGCCGCGGTTATCGTCGGCGGCATCGGCTCTATCTACGGCGCGATGGCGGGCGGCGTCCTCATCGGACTGGTCGACAGCCTCGCCCTCATCTGGTTGCCGTCGGGACTGACTCGCGCCGCGGTGTTCGTGGTGCTCATCGTCGTCCTGTTGCTCCGCCCGTCCGGCATCTTCGGGGGGGTGACGACGGCATGA